The DNA window CCAGGGCCTCCGGCGTCGCGCCGCCCGCGCCGAACAGAACACCGACCTCCGGCTTGGCGCGCATGCCGGCCTTCTGCACCTTCTCCACCAGGCGCAGCCAGTCGTCGGTAGGGAGGGTGATGAAGCCGGCCGAGAGCTCGATGACGTCGAAGCCGACCTTCTTGCAGGCCGCGACGTACCTGTCGACCGCGTCCCTGCCCTGGGTCAGGACCCGTTCGATGAAGCCGCCCGTCGACACGAGGACCCCGTGGTCGTGAGCGGTGTTCATGACGGTCGTGAGCGCCTCGTCTGGGTAGAGGACGAACGAGCCGCCCGCGAACTTCAGCGAGTCGACGTATGGGTGCATGGTCTCGAGCACGTCCGCCAGGTAGCGTGGCCCGACCGGCGTGTAGTAGGCGGCGCGGATCTCCGTCAGCCCCGTGGTGCGCGGCTTTCCCGGCCGCTCGTTCACTTGCAGGAACCCGAACTCGCTGTTCATGACGCCACTCACCTTCCCGCCGGCACGGCCGCGCCGGCCCTCGCCAACAGTCCCGTCAGGTCGGTCACCTGCCGGTTCTCGAGGTCGCGCACGACCTCCACCAGCGCGCCCCGCAGGTCGCCGCCCACGTGCGGCGCCGCCAAGCGCTCGAACTTCGCCACCACCCCGTCCCAGCTCATCTGTCGGGTGGTGAACCCTTCGTAATCGCGCTTCACCACGACGAACTCATCGCCTCCCTGGAGCCTCACCGTCACCCTGCACCCGTGCTCGGCGGGGAAGCGCGCGCTGAACTCGGCCGCGGGTCTCACGTGCACCCGCCGCAATAGCGCCTGGACGTCGTTCCTCACGATGCGAGCCGGGTCGTACTGGGCCGGCAGCACCTGGTCGTCGAGCAGGGCCACTGCCACCATGTACTGCAGGCTGTGGTCCGCCTCCTCCTTGGTGCTAACGCGAGTCTTGTCGCCTTCCTCGCCACCCCCGATGATGTCGAACGCCACGTCGAAGATGTCGATCTCCACGCTGTCGATGTCGCGGGCCGCGAAGCCGTGCCGGCGCTTGAGGTCGAGGGCCCCCTCGATGGCCGACTGCGAGTGGATCTCGGCGTCGTACTTCTTCAAGATGG is part of the Trueperaceae bacterium genome and encodes:
- a CDS encoding phosphosulfolactate synthase; its protein translation is MNSEFGFLQVNERPGKPRTTGLTEIRAAYYTPVGPRYLADVLETMHPYVDSLKFAGGSFVLYPDEALTTVMNTAHDHGVLVSTGGFIERVLTQGRDAVDRYVAACKKVGFDVIELSAGFITLPTDDWLRLVEKVQKAGMRAKPEVGVLFGAGGATPEALASDALQDPEWALARAERFLDAGAYLIQLESEGLTEDVTNWRTDIIARFASRLGIDKLMFEASDPRVFTWYVQNYGPEVNLFVDHSQIVQLEALRRGLWGTQQVWGRVVTYKG